The sequence CGTCCCCGGCGCAACATTGAGCATCCTGCGCTCTTGGCAACAGCCGCACGCAAGGACTTTTCTCGAGAAATACGAGCAGCTGCCCGTGATGCTTCCCGGACTCCAGCGCACCGTCGATCAGGATGGAACGGTATATCTGAGGGCGCCCGCGCCTCTGGAAGCCCCCCGGAAGCCGGATCAAGGGGCGGTATTCCCCCTGGACACGAAGTACTGGCTGTTGAAATTCGACAGCAGGCAGTGCGCTCACGAAGACGTTCGTATAACCACCCACTATGATGCGAACTCCCAGTTTGCTGATATGTCGATGACGATCCCCATATCTCTCGATCATGGTGTGACAAGTTTTTATACTTCCACCCTCTCCTACACGGGAAAGACCACCTGGGGACAGGTATTCGCCGGATTTTCCCTGAGCCCGGATGACGCTGCGTGCCTGGAAGGAGTTTACGAGGTGGAAGACCTCGAGAAGGTCGGTCTGTTGCCGGACATCACGTTCCACGAAGACTGGAAGAACGAGAAGCTGTATCAACGGTCGAAGGTGATCAGCGAGAACTTCTGGCCTTAGTCGGGCATCGGTCCATGCCTCCGGGTGCGCTTCCGCCGCCTGCCGGCATGCGCCACGGATTCCGGATCGAAGGGGACTCGGCATGAATAGGACCAATGGCCGATCGTCTCGCCAAGACCGAGGCGATGGCCAAAAGACATAGAGAGGAATTTCAGGCGATGGAGTATATTCTTGACCAGGACGGCATCCACCAGCCGATGACTCCGGTCCGCCATCGCGACGAGGAGTACGAGGAGAGCGGCTTCGCGCTTCTGCTCGCCATGCAGGAGCGCCATTTCTGGTACCGGGGCAGGCATCGCTTTCTGCTTCGCGCGCTCGACGGACACCTCGCCGGAACGAGGACGATGCCCGAGGCCATCGACCTCGGGGGAGGTGTCGGCGGCTGGCTCCGGTATCTCGCGACTCGCCGCCCCGGACGCTTCGGCTCCCTGGCCCTGGCCGATTCCTCCCTTCTCGCCCTGCGCATGGCGGGAGATGTCCTGCCCGCCGGCACGGAGCGCTACCGGGTGGACCTCATGGACCTGGGCTGGCGGGAGCGCTGGGATGTCGCCTTCCTGCTCGACGTCATCGAGCACCTGCCCGACGACGCGGGGGCCCTGCGCGAGGCCGGCCGGTCGCTCAGGCCCGGCGGGCTGCTCTTCGTCACGGCTCCGGCGATGCCGCGATTCTGGAGCTACAACGACGAATACGCCCGCCATCTGCGGCGCTACGTCCGCCAAGATCTCGCACACCTGGCGGAGCAGGCGGGGCTCGAGCTGCACGACGCGCGCTACTTCATGTTCCTGCTGAGCCCTCTCTACTGGCTTTCCCGGCACAGGCCGGGAATCGACGCGCTGGACGAACGGCAAAGACAGGAACTGGCCAGGCGTTCCCACCAGGTTCCGGCATGGCCGATCAATGAGGCGCTCGCCGCCGTCTTCGGGGCGGAGACCCCGCTCGGCCATCGAATTCGTTTTCCCTGGGGAACCTCGATCCTCGGGGTCTTCCGCAAACCCTGAGGAACTTCCGGCATGAAGAACTGCCAAAGGAAGAGCTGTCACATGAAAAGCTGCCATGATCGCCTTCCCGAAGACCGCGCCCCTGACGCGGACGGAAGCAACGGAGCGCCCGAAACGAAGGGGCCTGCGCTCTCCGTCGTCATCCCCGTCTATCGCTCGGCCGAGAGCCTCCCCCATTTGCACCAGCGTCTCGCCAGGGTCTTCGAGGAGCGCGGGGAGCGCTTCGAGATCATTTTCGTGGAGGACTGCGGAGGCGATGACTCCTGGGACGTGATCGAGCGGCTGGCCGCTTCGGACGGGCGGGTCCAGGGATTCCGCATGAGCCGCAATTACGGCCAGCACAACGCGCTTCTGTGCGGCATCCGCGCGGCCCGAGGAGAAATCATCGTGACCCTGGACGACGACCTGCAGCATCCGCCTGAAGAGCTGCCCAAGCTGCTGGCACGGTTGGCCGAGGGGTACGACGTGGTCTACGGCCCTCCCGCACAGGAGCAGCACGGGCTGCTTCGCGACCTCGCGTCGCAGATCACCAAGCTCGCCCTGGAGGGCGCCATGGGCGCGGCCAACGCCCGCCAGGTGAGCGCGCTGCGCGTCTTCAGGACCGAGCTGCGCGCCGCGTTCGCCGACTACTGCAGCCCGACGGTGAACATCGACGTTCTCCTGACCTGGGCCACGACCCGCTTCTCCGCCGTCCGGGTGCGCCACGAGCCGCGCAGGTTCGGCGAGTCCGGCTACACGCCCCGCAAACTCGTGCGCCACGCGCTGAACATGATGACCGGCTTCACGACGAGGCCCTTGCACATGGCGAGCATCATGGGCTTCGCCTGCTCCCTGTTCGGCCTGACGGTCCTCGCATACGTTCTGCTCCGCTGGCTGGTACAGGGAAGCACAGTTCCGGGTTTCGCCTTCCTGGCCTCGATCATCGCCGTCTTCTCGGGCGCACAGCTCCTTGCCTTGGGCAATCATCGGCGAATACCTTGCACGGATGCACTTCAGGACCATGGAGCGTCCGCCGTATGTCGTCCGCGAGCACCTGTCCACGGACCGCTGAACGGCCGCCGCTCC is a genomic window of Desulfovibrio sp. X2 containing:
- a CDS encoding class I SAM-dependent methyltransferase produces the protein MADRLAKTEAMAKRHREEFQAMEYILDQDGIHQPMTPVRHRDEEYEESGFALLLAMQERHFWYRGRHRFLLRALDGHLAGTRTMPEAIDLGGGVGGWLRYLATRRPGRFGSLALADSSLLALRMAGDVLPAGTERYRVDLMDLGWRERWDVAFLLDVIEHLPDDAGALREAGRSLRPGGLLFVTAPAMPRFWSYNDEYARHLRRYVRQDLAHLAEQAGLELHDARYFMFLLSPLYWLSRHRPGIDALDERQRQELARRSHQVPAWPINEALAAVFGAETPLGHRIRFPWGTSILGVFRKP
- a CDS encoding glycosyltransferase family 2 protein is translated as MKSCHDRLPEDRAPDADGSNGAPETKGPALSVVIPVYRSAESLPHLHQRLARVFEERGERFEIIFVEDCGGDDSWDVIERLAASDGRVQGFRMSRNYGQHNALLCGIRAARGEIIVTLDDDLQHPPEELPKLLARLAEGYDVVYGPPAQEQHGLLRDLASQITKLALEGAMGAANARQVSALRVFRTELRAAFADYCSPTVNIDVLLTWATTRFSAVRVRHEPRRFGESGYTPRKLVRHALNMMTGFTTRPLHMASIMGFACSLFGLTVLAYVLLRWLVQGSTVPGFAFLASIIAVFSGAQLLALGNHRRIPCTDALQDHGASAVCRPRAPVHGPLNGRRSDAAIWEEKERR